In one Hymenobacter sp. DG25B genomic region, the following are encoded:
- a CDS encoding HIRAN domain-containing protein yields MLECLIAGTTHREGLAAYEPRLQIGQALTLQREPDSAYDDWAVRVLTADTPPFWLGYLPEGRNETIARLLDAGFHLSARLTHKAWEDDWLHLEIEVLLNQ; encoded by the coding sequence TTGCTTGAATGTCTGATTGCAGGCACCACCCACCGCGAAGGTCTGGCGGCCTATGAGCCCCGCCTACAAATCGGCCAAGCCCTCACCCTGCAGCGGGAGCCCGACAGCGCCTACGACGACTGGGCCGTGCGCGTACTCACCGCCGATACGCCGCCGTTCTGGCTGGGCTACCTGCCCGAAGGCCGCAACGAAACCATTGCCCGCCTCCTCGATGCCGGCTTCCACCTCAGCGCCCGCCTCACGCACAAAGCCTGGGAAGACGACTGGCTGCACCTGGAGATTGAAGTGCTGCTGAATCAGTAA
- a CDS encoding DUF4268 domain-containing protein has product MYSKTEVTQLRQAFWTTFGQYMQPVPSAEGLPANWINYKTGLKHVYFRLQADGKRASIGIELTHPDAELRELYFEQFRALKTMLEETLGETWQWEADTLDANGQPIGRIYQELAPVNLFNRDDWPRLISFFKPRLIALDEFWSTGQYAFDELR; this is encoded by the coding sequence ATGTACAGCAAAACCGAAGTAACCCAGCTACGCCAGGCCTTCTGGACCACGTTTGGGCAGTATATGCAGCCCGTGCCTTCGGCCGAAGGCCTGCCTGCCAACTGGATAAACTATAAAACCGGCCTTAAGCACGTGTACTTCCGCCTGCAGGCTGATGGCAAGCGGGCCAGTATCGGCATTGAACTCACGCACCCGGACGCGGAGTTGCGCGAGCTGTATTTTGAGCAGTTTAGGGCCCTAAAAACCATGCTGGAAGAAACCCTGGGCGAAACCTGGCAGTGGGAGGCTGATACACTGGATGCCAACGGCCAGCCTATCGGCCGCATTTACCAGGAGCTGGCGCCCGTAAACCTCTTCAACCGCGACGACTGGCCCCGGCTGATTTCGTTTTTCAAGCCGCGTTTAATTGCGCTGGATGAGTTCTGGAGCACCGGGCAGTATGCGTTTGATGAGCTGCGGTAA
- a CDS encoding APC family permease, which produces MSHPKKLSELEATAICGNDISSSCLYVSALAIAYAGQYAFVALLLVGAVLFLFRKIYGEVVGALPLNGGAYNVLLNTTSKRNAALAACLTILSYMATAVISASEAMHYLHTLWHGLPIITATMGLLGLFLVLTLLGMSESAKVAVIIFLTHIATLSILVLVAIWYLFSHGADALSLNFHVPLKGSLTTALFFGFSAAMLGISGFESSANFVEEQAPGVFAKTLRNMWVVVSFFNPVIAFLAIAALPLTEVGAHTETLLSHLGDTTGGRWLGVLISVDAVAVLSGAVLTSFVGVSGLMKRMTLDRILPQFFLKENRRNSNYIILITFFLLCISVLLITNGELGPLAGVYTISFLSVMAFFALGNFLLKSKRPQLPRPVYASILTVLLALAGVIIALYGNIKIHPDYLVVFLQYFIPAMALVYIMLNRIAILNLVLAAAKSIAEHSPRISRLARLSIRRMLRELNNQEFVFFTKGDNVENLNKVLAYVQENEFTHRLKIVTLLQKGESVPPELLTDVRVLDRAYGDIDIDFVCREGHFGPALIDELSREWNIPKNFMFIGSPGDRFPYHISELGGVRLII; this is translated from the coding sequence ATGAGCCACCCTAAAAAGCTGAGCGAGCTGGAAGCCACTGCCATCTGCGGCAACGATATTTCCTCCTCCTGCCTGTACGTGTCGGCGCTGGCCATTGCCTATGCCGGCCAGTATGCCTTTGTGGCTTTGCTCCTGGTAGGAGCCGTGCTGTTTCTGTTCCGCAAAATTTATGGCGAGGTAGTAGGGGCGCTACCCTTGAATGGCGGCGCCTACAACGTGCTGCTGAACACCACCAGCAAGCGCAACGCCGCCCTGGCCGCCTGCCTCACTATTCTGTCCTACATGGCCACGGCCGTTATTTCAGCCTCCGAGGCCATGCACTACCTGCACACGCTCTGGCACGGCCTGCCCATTATTACGGCTACGATGGGGCTGCTGGGGCTGTTTTTGGTGCTTACCCTGCTGGGCATGTCGGAGTCGGCAAAGGTGGCCGTCATCATCTTTCTCACCCACATAGCTACGCTCAGCATCCTGGTGTTGGTGGCTATATGGTACCTGTTCTCGCACGGCGCGGACGCCCTCTCGCTAAACTTTCATGTGCCGCTGAAAGGCAGTCTGACTACAGCTCTGTTCTTTGGCTTTAGCGCAGCCATGCTGGGTATTTCGGGTTTCGAAAGCTCCGCCAACTTTGTGGAAGAGCAGGCCCCCGGCGTGTTTGCCAAAACCCTGCGCAACATGTGGGTGGTGGTGAGCTTTTTTAACCCGGTTATTGCCTTTCTGGCCATTGCCGCCCTGCCGCTCACCGAGGTAGGCGCCCATACGGAAACCCTGCTCTCCCACCTGGGCGATACCACCGGGGGCCGCTGGCTGGGCGTTCTGATTTCTGTTGATGCTGTGGCGGTGCTGAGCGGCGCCGTGCTCACCTCCTTTGTGGGCGTAAGCGGCCTGATGAAGCGCATGACCCTGGACCGGATTCTGCCGCAGTTCTTTCTCAAAGAAAACCGCCGCAACAGCAACTATATCATCCTCATCACCTTCTTCCTGCTCTGCATATCCGTTTTGCTGATTACCAACGGCGAGTTGGGCCCCCTGGCGGGTGTGTATACTATTTCCTTCCTGTCGGTAATGGCCTTCTTTGCCCTGGGCAACTTTCTGCTGAAGAGCAAGCGGCCCCAGCTGCCCCGCCCCGTATACGCCAGCATTCTAACGGTACTCCTGGCCCTGGCAGGCGTTATTATTGCGCTCTACGGCAACATTAAAATACACCCCGATTACCTGGTGGTTTTTCTGCAGTATTTTATCCCAGCTATGGCGCTGGTGTATATCATGCTCAACCGCATTGCAATTCTGAACCTGGTATTGGCCGCGGCTAAATCCATAGCCGAGCATTCGCCCCGCATATCGCGCCTGGCCCGGCTGTCTATCCGCCGCATGCTGCGGGAGTTGAATAATCAGGAATTCGTGTTTTTCACGAAGGGCGACAACGTGGAAAACCTGAACAAAGTACTGGCCTACGTGCAGGAAAACGAGTTTACGCACCGCCTCAAAATCGTAACCCTGTTGCAGAAGGGCGAAAGTGTCCCCCCGGAGCTTCTCACGGATGTCCGGGTACTGGACCGCGCCTACGGCGACATTGACATCGACTTTGTGTGCCGTGAAGGCCACTTTGGCCCCGCCCTGATAGACGAATTATCCCGGGAGTGGAATATTCCCAAAAACTTCATGTTCATCGGCTCACCCGGCGACCGGTTCCCCTATCATATTTCCGAGCTGGGCGGCGTGCGGCTGATTATTTGA
- a CDS encoding TonB-dependent receptor, translated as MKNFLMTGAALLALTGTAWAQGPVSGSVADARTGAGLPGATILLDGQATSAAADATGRFLLPAVPAGPHELRITFVGYQPLVRSVQGRATPQEVRLALLPADVVTGEAVVTATRANEKTATTYTNVSREQLQARNFGQDLPYLLDQTPSVVTTSDAGTGVGYTSLRVRGTDGTRINVTLNGVPVNEAESHGVFFTDIPDLASSVQSIQVQRGVGTSTNGSGAFGASVNIETLGLRTQPYAEVNNSAGSYGTWKSTVAAGTGLINGHFTLDARASRLQSEGYVDNSSSRLRSLYVAGTYSGKNTLLRAMVLTGFEKTGQAWYGLADSLLHKNRRYNEAGTDYGQHLPAYKNQTDNYQQDYYQLLVSHQLTPGLNLSVTPFWTRGGGYYEEYKVGQDFAKYGIGAGPVYVPNAAGSLDTITSTDVIRRRWLKTDLYGATYALQWRPAAGHLTEATLGGAAIGYRGQHFDELTWAQYGQNIPESGTRYNDEPLAHKTDVNVYGRANFDLTDKLSSFADLQFRHVYYAFFGPNTAGSKSQQAVRFNFFNPKAGLTYQLREGLNAYGSFAVAQREPTRTDYTDTPAERRPTSEKLYNTEIGVRRTTGQVQWSANYYLMQYRNQLVLSGKLDDVGNPIHTNVRDSYRTGLELVAATHLLPQLLWSANTTFSRNKIRNYTDYLADYDNGGEQGTAFKTTDISYSPAVVAANTFEYEPVAGLKLTLLSKYVSRQYLDNTSTKDRSIEAYFVNDARVRYLWAPTKLGVREVELALQVNNLLSTEYENNGYTYGYISGGAQYFTYHYPQAPRNLLASLNLRF; from the coding sequence TTGAAAAATTTTCTGATGACCGGCGCGGCGCTTCTGGCGCTAACCGGTACGGCATGGGCGCAAGGTCCCGTGTCCGGCTCCGTAGCCGATGCCCGCACGGGCGCCGGGCTGCCCGGCGCCACCATTCTGCTGGATGGCCAGGCCACCAGCGCCGCCGCTGATGCCACGGGCCGCTTTCTGCTCCCGGCCGTGCCCGCCGGCCCGCACGAACTGCGCATCACTTTTGTAGGCTACCAGCCGCTGGTACGCAGCGTGCAGGGCCGCGCCACGCCGCAGGAAGTACGTCTGGCCCTGCTGCCGGCCGATGTAGTGACGGGCGAAGCCGTAGTTACGGCTACCCGCGCCAACGAGAAAACAGCCACTACCTATACCAACGTCAGCCGGGAGCAGCTGCAGGCCCGCAACTTCGGCCAGGACCTGCCTTACTTGCTGGATCAAACTCCTTCCGTAGTAACTACGTCTGATGCCGGTACCGGCGTGGGCTATACCAGCCTGCGCGTGCGCGGCACCGATGGCACCCGCATCAACGTAACGCTGAACGGCGTGCCCGTGAATGAGGCGGAGTCGCACGGGGTATTTTTTACGGATATACCGGATCTGGCCTCTTCGGTACAGAGCATTCAGGTGCAGCGGGGCGTGGGCACCAGCACCAATGGCTCCGGCGCTTTCGGCGCCAGCGTGAACATAGAAACCCTGGGCCTACGTACGCAGCCTTATGCCGAGGTAAACAACTCAGCAGGCTCTTACGGCACCTGGAAAAGCACGGTAGCGGCCGGTACAGGCCTCATCAACGGACATTTTACGCTGGATGCACGGGCTTCCCGGCTGCAGTCAGAAGGCTACGTTGATAACTCGTCTTCGCGGCTACGCTCCTTGTATGTAGCAGGCACGTATTCCGGCAAAAACACGCTGCTGCGGGCTATGGTGCTTACTGGCTTCGAGAAAACCGGCCAGGCCTGGTACGGCTTGGCCGACTCGCTGCTGCACAAAAACCGCCGCTACAACGAAGCCGGCACCGACTACGGCCAGCACCTGCCCGCCTATAAAAACCAGACGGACAACTATCAGCAGGATTACTACCAGCTGCTGGTTTCGCACCAGCTCACACCGGGCCTTAATCTGAGCGTAACCCCATTCTGGACGCGCGGCGGCGGCTATTATGAGGAATACAAAGTAGGCCAGGATTTCGCCAAATACGGCATTGGGGCCGGGCCAGTGTATGTACCCAACGCGGCGGGCTCCCTGGATACTATTACCAGCACGGACGTGATTCGGCGGCGGTGGCTGAAAACGGATTTATACGGCGCTACCTACGCGCTGCAATGGCGGCCGGCGGCCGGGCACCTGACGGAAGCCACGCTGGGCGGGGCAGCTATTGGCTACCGCGGCCAGCATTTTGATGAGTTGACCTGGGCCCAGTACGGGCAGAATATTCCAGAGTCGGGCACCCGCTATAACGATGAGCCGCTGGCGCACAAAACCGATGTAAACGTGTACGGCCGCGCCAACTTCGACCTGACAGATAAACTGAGCTCCTTTGCCGATTTGCAGTTCCGCCACGTGTACTACGCCTTTTTTGGGCCAAATACTGCGGGCAGCAAAAGCCAGCAGGCGGTGCGCTTCAACTTCTTCAATCCCAAAGCCGGCCTCACGTACCAGCTGCGCGAAGGGCTGAACGCCTACGGCTCCTTCGCCGTGGCGCAGCGCGAGCCCACCCGCACCGACTACACTGATACCCCCGCCGAGCGGCGGCCTACCTCCGAGAAGCTCTATAACACGGAAATTGGCGTGCGCCGCACCACGGGCCAGGTGCAATGGTCGGCTAACTACTACCTGATGCAGTACCGCAATCAGCTGGTGCTTTCCGGCAAGCTGGATGATGTGGGCAACCCCATTCACACCAATGTGCGCGACTCTTACCGCACCGGGCTGGAGCTGGTGGCGGCCACGCACCTGCTGCCCCAGCTGCTGTGGAGCGCCAATACCACCTTCAGCCGCAACAAAATCAGGAACTACACCGATTACCTGGCCGACTACGACAACGGCGGCGAGCAGGGCACAGCCTTCAAAACCACCGATATTTCCTACTCGCCAGCCGTAGTAGCGGCCAATACCTTTGAGTATGAGCCGGTGGCCGGCCTCAAGCTGACCCTGCTCAGCAAATACGTGAGCCGCCAGTACCTCGACAACACCAGCACGAAAGACCGCAGCATCGAGGCTTATTTCGTGAACGATGCCCGCGTGCGCTACCTCTGGGCGCCCACCAAACTGGGCGTGCGGGAGGTAGAGCTGGCCCTGCAGGTGAATAACCTGCTGAGCACGGAATACGAGAACAACGGCTACACTTACGGCTATATTTCCGGCGGCGCCCAGTACTTCACCTACCATTACCCGCAGGCTCCGCGCAATTTATTGGCTTCCCTGAACCTGCGCTTCTAA
- a CDS encoding acyl-CoA dehydrogenase family protein, whose translation MSSQADVLSPKAKASNHHGSTNAAGFTDYFDLDGLLTEEHKLIRQSIRDFVKKEISPNIEKWAQDAHFPSEIVRKFGEAGAFGPTIPVEYGGGGLDYISYGLIMQEIERGDSGMRSTASVQGSLVMYPIYAYGSEEQRKKYLPKLASGEWLGCFGLTEPDHGSNPGGMTTNIKDMGDYYLLNGAKLWISNSPECQVAVVWAKDENGRIKGLIVERGMEGFTTPEIHNKWSLRASCTGELVFQDVKVPKENLLPNIDGLKGPLGCLDSARFGIAWGAIGAAIDCYESALKYSMERIQFGKPIGGFQLQQKKLAEMLTEITKAQLMVWRLGVLKNEGKATSAQISMAKRNSVEIALEIAREARQIHGGMGITGEYPIMRHMMNLESVVTYEGTHDIHLLITGADITGIQAFK comes from the coding sequence ATGTCTTCGCAAGCTGACGTTCTTTCCCCCAAGGCCAAAGCCTCGAATCATCACGGCTCTACCAACGCCGCCGGCTTCACTGATTACTTCGACCTCGACGGTCTGCTGACCGAGGAGCACAAGCTCATCCGCCAGAGCATCCGCGACTTCGTGAAGAAGGAAATCAGCCCTAACATTGAGAAATGGGCGCAGGACGCGCACTTCCCCTCGGAAATCGTGCGCAAGTTTGGCGAGGCTGGTGCATTCGGCCCCACTATTCCCGTGGAGTACGGCGGCGGCGGCCTGGACTATATCAGCTACGGCCTGATTATGCAGGAAATTGAGCGCGGCGACTCCGGCATGCGCTCCACCGCCTCGGTGCAGGGCTCTCTGGTGATGTACCCCATTTACGCCTACGGCTCGGAGGAGCAGCGCAAGAAATACCTGCCCAAGCTGGCCTCCGGCGAGTGGCTGGGCTGCTTCGGCCTCACCGAGCCCGACCACGGCTCCAACCCCGGCGGCATGACCACCAACATCAAGGACATGGGGGATTATTACCTGCTGAATGGTGCCAAGCTCTGGATCAGCAACTCCCCCGAGTGCCAGGTGGCCGTGGTGTGGGCCAAGGACGAGAATGGCCGCATCAAAGGCCTGATTGTGGAGCGCGGCATGGAAGGCTTCACCACCCCCGAAATTCACAACAAATGGAGCCTGCGCGCTTCCTGCACCGGCGAGCTGGTGTTCCAGGACGTGAAAGTGCCCAAGGAGAACCTGCTGCCCAACATCGACGGCCTTAAAGGCCCGCTGGGTTGCCTGGACTCCGCCCGCTTTGGCATTGCCTGGGGCGCCATTGGCGCGGCTATTGATTGCTATGAGTCGGCGCTGAAGTATTCCATGGAGCGCATCCAGTTCGGTAAGCCCATTGGTGGCTTCCAGCTGCAGCAGAAAAAGCTGGCCGAAATGCTCACGGAAATCACCAAAGCCCAGCTGATGGTGTGGCGTTTGGGCGTGCTCAAAAACGAAGGCAAAGCCACCTCGGCCCAGATTTCGATGGCCAAGCGCAACTCCGTGGAAATTGCCCTGGAAATTGCCCGAGAAGCACGCCAGATTCACGGCGGCATGGGCATCACCGGCGAGTACCCCATTATGCGCCACATGATGAACCTGGAGTCAGTAGTGACTTACGAAGGCACCCACGATATCCACCTGTTGATTACAGGTGCCGATATTACCGGTATTCAGGCATTCAAATAA
- the ruvB gene encoding Holliday junction branch migration DNA helicase RuvB codes for MRESYLTGGADNMDATEKDIDKALRPLSFADFAGQDKVVENLKVFVGAAKQRGEALDHVLLHGPPGLGKTTLSHIISNELGSGIKMTSGPVLDKPSDLAGLLTNLEPHDVLFIDEIHRLNPVVEEYLYSAMEDYRIDIMLDSGPNARSVQISLSPFTLIGATTRSGLLTSPLRARFGINSRLEYYDAKLLTSIVQRSAEILNTPIHEDAAYEIARRSRGTPRIANNLLRRTRDFAQMKGDGTITQAIAHFALGALDVDARGLDDMDKRILLTIIDKFKGGPVGLSTIATACGDEAETIEEVYEPFLIQEGYIKRTPRGREATEAAYQHLGRTMPQHLRGNTATGELFS; via the coding sequence ATGCGTGAATCTTATCTGACCGGTGGCGCCGACAATATGGACGCCACCGAAAAAGACATTGATAAAGCCCTGCGGCCCTTAAGCTTTGCTGACTTTGCGGGCCAGGATAAAGTGGTGGAAAACCTGAAGGTATTCGTGGGCGCAGCTAAGCAGCGCGGTGAGGCCCTCGACCACGTGCTGCTGCACGGCCCTCCCGGCCTGGGCAAAACCACCCTCTCGCACATTATCTCCAACGAGCTGGGCTCCGGCATTAAAATGACCAGCGGCCCCGTGCTGGACAAGCCCTCCGACCTGGCCGGCCTGCTCACCAACCTGGAGCCGCACGATGTGCTGTTCATCGACGAAATTCACCGCCTGAACCCCGTGGTGGAAGAGTACCTGTACTCGGCTATGGAGGACTACCGCATCGACATCATGCTCGATTCGGGCCCGAATGCGCGCTCCGTGCAGATTTCGTTGTCACCGTTCACGCTCATCGGGGCTACCACCCGTTCCGGTCTGCTTACCTCGCCGCTGCGGGCGCGCTTTGGTATCAACTCCCGCCTGGAGTACTACGATGCCAAACTGCTCACCAGCATTGTGCAGCGCTCCGCCGAAATCCTGAATACGCCCATTCATGAGGATGCGGCCTACGAAATTGCGCGCCGCTCGCGCGGTACGCCGCGTATTGCCAACAACCTGCTGCGCCGTACCCGCGACTTCGCCCAGATGAAAGGCGACGGCACCATCACGCAGGCCATTGCCCACTTCGCCCTCGGCGCGCTGGACGTAGACGCCCGCGGCCTCGATGATATGGACAAGCGTATCCTGCTCACCATCATCGACAAGTTCAAGGGTGGCCCCGTGGGCCTGAGCACCATTGCCACCGCCTGCGGCGACGAAGCCGAAACCATTGAGGAAGTGTACGAGCCATTCCTCATCCAGGAAGGCTACATCAAGCGCACCCCCCGCGGCCGCGAAGCCACTGAGGCCGCTTACCAACACCTGGGCCGCACCATGCCGCAGCATTTGCGTGGGAATACGGCCACGGGGGAGTTGTTTAGTTAG